The following proteins are encoded in a genomic region of Neomicrococcus aestuarii:
- the sufD gene encoding Fe-S cluster assembly protein SufD yields the protein MTTHAKPMIDGMTEEGEKLNSANVDIEHAAKDNPAARLIGNSKEAVKLMNSRAERVQSFDVADFPLPKGREEEWRFSPLKKLAPLFEDAATDVQDGQEAVDYSVSENIAGVTVGTLAVGEAPRGTVLVPADRPAVVASKNVENALHVKIAADAELTEPVIITATGQGAGRRANAHYVLEVGTHARAVVVLDHRGSANLTENVEIVVGEGADLRVVTLQQWDDTAKHAGQTDAIVGRNATYRHVAVSLGGEVVRLNSNVRFAAEGAEAELFGLYFADAGQHLEHRSFVDHNTPRNTSNVLYKGALQGAGARTVWVGDVLIQKEAEGTSSYEANRNLVLTDGARADSVPNLEIETGLIEGAGHASTTGRFDDEHLFYFMARGIDEKTARLLVVRGFLNEIVQQIGVDSVEEEIIASLDKELEATDAAAAAAAAKA from the coding sequence ATGACTACTCACGCAAAGCCCATGATTGATGGCATGACCGAAGAGGGCGAGAAGCTCAACTCGGCGAATGTTGATATCGAGCATGCCGCAAAAGACAATCCGGCAGCGCGTCTGATCGGCAACTCCAAGGAAGCCGTCAAGCTCATGAACTCGCGTGCTGAGCGCGTGCAGAGCTTCGACGTTGCAGACTTCCCGTTGCCGAAGGGCCGCGAAGAAGAGTGGCGCTTCAGCCCTCTCAAGAAGCTTGCTCCGTTGTTCGAAGACGCCGCTACGGATGTTCAGGATGGCCAGGAAGCAGTTGATTACTCTGTTTCCGAAAACATCGCTGGCGTCACCGTTGGCACGCTCGCAGTCGGCGAAGCACCGCGCGGAACCGTCTTGGTTCCTGCGGACCGCCCGGCTGTTGTTGCTTCCAAGAACGTTGAAAACGCTCTCCACGTCAAGATCGCAGCGGATGCCGAGCTCACCGAGCCTGTCATCATCACCGCCACGGGTCAGGGCGCTGGTCGTCGCGCAAATGCGCACTATGTCCTCGAGGTTGGCACCCACGCACGTGCCGTCGTCGTACTGGATCACCGCGGCTCCGCAAATCTCACTGAAAATGTGGAAATTGTGGTGGGAGAAGGCGCCGACTTGCGCGTCGTCACCCTGCAGCAGTGGGATGACACCGCCAAGCACGCAGGACAGACGGACGCAATTGTGGGCCGCAATGCCACCTACCGTCACGTTGCCGTTTCCCTGGGTGGCGAGGTAGTTCGCTTGAACTCCAACGTTCGCTTTGCCGCCGAAGGCGCCGAAGCCGAGCTGTTCGGACTGTACTTCGCTGACGCTGGACAGCACCTCGAACACCGCAGCTTCGTGGACCACAACACTCCGCGCAACACCTCCAACGTGCTCTACAAGGGCGCACTGCAGGGTGCTGGCGCACGCACGGTATGGGTGGGCGACGTGCTCATTCAGAAGGAAGCTGAAGGCACCAGCTCCTACGAAGCCAACCGCAACCTCGTGTTGACGGACGGCGCTCGGGCGGACTCCGTTCCGAACCTCGAGATCGAAACCGGTCTCATTGAAGGTGCGGGACACGCCTCCACCACCGGCCGCTTTGATGACGAGCACTTGTTCTACTTCATGGCTCGTGGCATCGACGAGAAGACCGCACGCCTCTTGGTAGTCCGCGGCTTCTTGAACGAAATTGTTCAGCAGATTGGTGTCGATTCAGTCGAGGAAGAGATCATTGCATCCCTCGATAAGGAATTGGAAGCCACTGACGCCGCCGCCGCTGCCGCAGCAGCCAAGGCCTAG
- the sufC gene encoding Fe-S cluster assembly ATPase SufC — MSVLEIKDLHVSIDTEQGAKEILKGVTLTIKSGETHAIMGPNGSGKSTLASSIAGHPRYNVTSGEILLDGENVLEMSVDERARAGLFLAMQYPVEVPGVTMTNFLRTAKTAIDGEAPSLRHWTKDVKGAMEYLKIDADFANRNVNEGFSGGEKKRVEILQLELFKPKFAVLDETDSGLDVDALRIVSEGVNRAHEANDMGTLLITHYTRILRYIKPDFVHVFVDGHIAEQGGPELADRLEEEGYDRYLAKA, encoded by the coding sequence ATGTCTGTACTTGAAATCAAAGACCTCCACGTATCGATCGACACCGAGCAAGGCGCCAAGGAAATCCTCAAGGGCGTAACCTTGACGATCAAGTCCGGCGAGACGCACGCCATCATGGGACCGAACGGTTCCGGCAAGTCCACCCTGGCTTCCTCGATCGCTGGCCACCCTCGTTACAACGTCACGAGCGGCGAAATCCTGCTCGACGGCGAAAACGTCCTTGAGATGTCCGTTGACGAGCGTGCCCGCGCCGGCCTCTTCTTGGCCATGCAGTACCCGGTTGAGGTTCCTGGTGTCACCATGACCAACTTCCTGCGTACCGCTAAGACCGCCATCGACGGTGAAGCGCCTTCATTGCGCCACTGGACGAAGGACGTCAAGGGTGCCATGGAATACCTGAAGATCGACGCTGACTTTGCAAACCGTAACGTCAACGAAGGCTTCTCCGGTGGCGAGAAGAAGCGAGTGGAGATCCTCCAGCTCGAACTCTTCAAGCCTAAGTTTGCAGTCCTCGACGAGACCGACTCCGGCCTTGACGTTGACGCACTGCGCATCGTTTCCGAGGGTGTCAACCGTGCACACGAGGCTAACGACATGGGCACCTTGCTCATCACCCACTACACCCGCATTCTTCGCTACATCAAGCCTGACTTTGTGCACGTCTTCGTTGACGGACACATCGCAGAGCAGGGCGGCCCAGAGCTGGCCGACCGCTTGGAAGAAGAGGGCTACGACCGCTACTTGGCAAAGGCCTAA